Proteins from a genomic interval of Candidatus Babela massiliensis:
- a CDS encoding ATP-dependent RecD-like DNA helicase: MQNLDQITGTVERFLFQDNESGFTIFVIQNKQTQITVSGYTPNIKIGQEVKITGSFIVHPKFGKQFKAQECISTMPNSLSGIKKYLGSGIIKGIGPAYADKLVNYFGQNILEVIDKNPTRLQEVNGIGPKKIEKIVSAWQEQKEIANIIVFLQEKNISCNIAVKIYKKYKQEAIAILSDNPYRLADEIWGIGFKTADEIAQKLGFDLLRKERIAAGINYTITTATQQGHLYIEIEELKEKTITLLNLEHIDNNQENIKQILKQAFYYLYEKDKIKVINYNNQNLITLSQYFFTEKNVSDKIKNIINYKSKLNFDIDKIYQKLRTSNESSKNNIELNEQQQLGIMGSFKNKVTVITGGPGTGKTTLIKKLLELLESENVNYKLAAPTGRATKRMIEGTGRYATTIHRLLDFDVSIMNFKHNENNTLNLDFLIIDEASMIDIFLANAILKAIPYNAHIVFIGDVDQLPSVGPGNVLNDLISSQKIAVTRLTQIFRQAQDSLIVINAHKINNGQYPVSNIENSKNDFIFIKEEDPENITSHLKKILFITLKKYNIAIDDSIVLTPMNRGTIGTYSLNSILQEMLNPNNTITTPGAHKFKVNDKVMQIRNNYDKKVYNGDIGKIEAIDLEERQIKVNFSDNIVLYEFEELDELVLAYSISIHKSQGSEYSCVIVPIFTQHFMLLQKNLIYTALTRAKKLCIFIGQTKALAIALKNNKTIKRVTLLKELLTDDLQID, encoded by the coding sequence ATGCAAAATTTAGATCAAATAACAGGAACGGTAGAACGCTTTTTATTTCAGGATAATGAAAGTGGATTTACTATTTTTGTAATTCAAAATAAACAAACTCAAATTACAGTCAGTGGTTATACCCCTAACATAAAAATAGGTCAAGAAGTAAAAATCACTGGCTCCTTTATAGTACATCCTAAATTCGGCAAGCAATTCAAAGCACAAGAATGTATAAGTACTATGCCAAATAGTTTATCAGGCATAAAAAAATATTTAGGATCAGGGATTATAAAGGGTATAGGGCCCGCTTATGCTGATAAATTAGTAAATTACTTTGGACAAAACATTTTAGAAGTAATCGACAAAAATCCAACTAGATTGCAAGAAGTTAATGGAATCGGCCCTAAAAAAATAGAAAAAATCGTATCAGCCTGGCAAGAACAAAAAGAAATTGCTAACATTATAGTTTTTTTGCAAGAAAAAAATATTTCTTGTAATATTGCCGTCAAAATATATAAAAAGTATAAACAAGAAGCAATTGCCATATTAAGTGACAATCCTTATAGATTAGCCGATGAAATTTGGGGCATAGGTTTTAAAACAGCTGATGAAATTGCTCAAAAATTAGGATTCGATTTACTAAGAAAAGAAAGAATCGCGGCAGGAATAAATTATACTATAACTACAGCAACTCAACAGGGTCATCTTTATATAGAAATAGAAGAACTCAAAGAGAAAACTATTACTTTATTAAATCTTGAGCATATAGATAATAATCAAGAAAATATTAAACAAATTCTTAAACAAGCATTTTATTATTTATACGAAAAAGACAAGATAAAAGTTATTAATTACAATAATCAAAATTTAATTACTTTATCTCAATATTTTTTTACTGAAAAAAACGTATCTGATAAGATTAAGAATATAATTAATTATAAATCTAAATTAAATTTTGATATAGACAAAATATACCAAAAATTGAGAACAAGTAATGAAAGTTCAAAAAATAATATAGAATTAAATGAACAACAACAATTAGGTATAATGGGTTCCTTTAAAAACAAAGTAACCGTCATAACCGGAGGTCCAGGAACCGGAAAAACCACCCTAATTAAAAAATTACTTGAATTATTAGAATCAGAAAACGTTAATTATAAATTAGCAGCACCTACCGGTAGAGCTACTAAACGCATGATAGAAGGCACAGGGCGGTATGCAACCACTATTCATAGGTTGCTTGATTTTGATGTAAGTATAATGAATTTCAAACATAATGAAAATAATACTTTAAACTTAGACTTTTTAATTATTGATGAAGCATCTATGATAGATATATTTTTGGCAAATGCTATATTAAAGGCTATACCATATAACGCTCATATCGTATTTATTGGAGATGTCGATCAGTTACCTTCAGTAGGACCAGGAAACGTTCTTAATGATCTAATTTCAAGTCAAAAAATAGCAGTAACTAGATTAACTCAAATATTTAGACAAGCACAAGATAGCTTAATAGTTATTAATGCTCATAAAATAAATAATGGTCAATATCCAGTAAGTAATATAGAAAACTCAAAGAATGACTTTATTTTTATAAAAGAAGAAGATCCTGAGAATATCACTAGTCACCTTAAAAAAATCCTATTCATAACTTTAAAAAAATATAATATAGCCATTGATGATTCTATAGTCTTGACGCCAATGAATAGAGGAACTATAGGCACCTACTCATTAAACAGTATATTGCAAGAAATGTTAAATCCTAATAATACTATAACTACCCCTGGGGCTCATAAATTTAAAGTTAATGATAAAGTTATGCAAATTAGAAATAATTACGATAAAAAAGTTTATAATGGTGACATTGGCAAAATAGAAGCTATAGATCTTGAAGAAAGGCAAATAAAAGTTAATTTTTCAGATAATATAGTTTTATATGAATTTGAAGAACTAGATGAGCTTGTACTTGCTTATTCAATATCTATTCACAAAAGCCAAGGGTCTGAGTACTCCTGTGTAATTGTGCCTATATTTACGCAACACTTTATGCTTCTTCAAAAAAATCTAATCTATACAGCTCTAACACGAGCAAAAAAATTATGTATATTTATAGGACAAACTAAAGCTCTTGCTATTGCTTTGAAAAATAATAAGACTATAAAAAGAGTAACTTTATTGAAAGAATTGTTAACAGACGATTTACAAATCGATTAA
- a CDS encoding Dps family protein, with protein sequence MDEMRLNKDNINLDIDISQENRKAVAKLLTQLLADEYTLGLKTKKYHWNLWGLHFYTLHRFFDKHYDKIQEYVDLIAERIRALGFSSIGTLREFLDNTSIEENPGIIPNDIEMIKHLWQDHEAIIKRIRFLISQSSKLRDEGTANMLADLIVKHESMAWMLRSFLEQKS encoded by the coding sequence ATGGATGAAATGAGATTAAATAAAGATAATATTAATTTAGATATTGATATTTCTCAAGAAAATAGAAAGGCAGTTGCTAAACTGTTGACACAATTACTTGCAGACGAATATACCTTGGGATTAAAGACTAAGAAGTATCATTGGAATCTTTGGGGACTACATTTCTATACTCTACATAGATTCTTTGACAAACATTATGATAAAATTCAAGAGTATGTAGATCTAATAGCAGAAAGAATTAGAGCTTTAGGATTTAGCTCTATTGGAACTTTAAGAGAATTCTTAGACAATACTTCAATTGAAGAGAATCCTGGTATAATTCCAAATGATATAGAAATGATTAAACATTTATGGCAAGACCATGAAGCAATAATAAAACGCATTAGATTTTTGATAAGCCAATCTTCTAAACTTCGTGATGAAGGTACTGCTAATATGCTTGCTGATCTGATAGTGAAACATGAAAGCATGGCTTGGATGTTAAGATCGTTTTTAGAGCAAAAGTCTTAA
- a CDS encoding deoxynucleoside kinase, whose protein sequence is MSKKFKELFFVEGNIGSGKSTLLRIIKNYLNIEVVPESVEHWQSISQSKENLLDYFYKDPKRWAYTFQTYAFLTRALEQERSIKSHDRLILERSIYADRYCFAKVCFELGYMSEFEWQLYKEWFEIVESNLITKSSGIIYLKAEPTVSYNRVNKRNRQEESNITLDYIKLIHQSHEMWIEYVKSSNFLPVLTILCDKDFEQDLDYQKHIANDILNFINQNKLEKDFKNNLKENILL, encoded by the coding sequence ATGTCCAAAAAATTTAAAGAACTTTTTTTTGTTGAAGGAAATATTGGTTCAGGTAAGTCAACTTTACTCAGGATTATTAAAAATTATCTTAATATAGAGGTTGTTCCTGAATCGGTAGAACATTGGCAAAGTATATCTCAATCAAAAGAAAATTTGTTAGATTATTTTTACAAAGACCCTAAAAGATGGGCTTATACTTTTCAGACCTATGCTTTTTTAACGCGTGCTTTAGAACAAGAAAGATCGATCAAAAGCCACGATAGATTAATCTTAGAGAGATCTATTTATGCCGATCGATATTGTTTTGCAAAAGTTTGCTTTGAATTAGGTTATATGAGTGAGTTTGAATGGCAATTATATAAAGAATGGTTTGAAATAGTAGAATCTAATTTAATTACCAAGTCTTCAGGTATAATTTATCTTAAAGCAGAACCTACTGTTAGCTATAATCGTGTCAATAAAAGAAACAGACAAGAAGAATCTAATATTACTTTAGATTATATTAAATTAATTCATCAGAGTCATGAGATGTGGATTGAATATGTTAAATCAAGTAATTTTTTACCGGTTCTGACTATCTTATGTGATAAAGATTTTGAGCAGGATCTCGATTACCAAAAGCATATTGCTAATGATATTCTTAATTTTATTAATCAAAATAAATTAGAAAAGGACTTTAAAAATAATTTAAAAGAAAATATACTATTGTAA
- the atpE gene encoding ATP synthase F0 subunit C — protein sequence MADVNTALAYVKIAAYIGAAFVMGIGTIGPALGQGHIGAKAIENIGKYPESSGQIRTTMFISLGIVETSAIYAFLIALFLILLKG from the coding sequence ATGGCTGATGTAAATACGGCGCTTGCGTATGTTAAAATTGCGGCTTATATAGGAGCAGCTTTTGTTATGGGAATAGGAACAATAGGACCAGCTTTAGGTCAAGGGCATATAGGTGCAAAAGCTATAGAAAATATAGGTAAATATCCAGAGAGCTCTGGACAAATACGTACTACTATGTTTATTTCTCTGGGTATAGTGGAAACTTCTGCTATATATGCTTTTTTAATTGCACTTTTTCTTATATTGTTAAAAGGTTAA
- the atpH gene encoding ATP synthase F1 subunit delta — protein MNNENRLIIAKKYAQAFINIFKKKLVFDDLKKLESFSEYLRENRNIFVYAKLSLIDISVKEEVFDKLLSSFNLGDFFSDLVNLLIKHNRISLLPEVLDNIIKIYKNDNNIMEFNVISSDKLTENRLNLIKTFLSNKTQKYIIIKEKIDPNLIAGLKIYSDDFEWQNSIRHQLNLLERS, from the coding sequence ATGAATAATGAAAATAGACTAATAATTGCCAAAAAGTATGCTCAAGCTTTTATTAATATTTTCAAAAAAAAACTTGTTTTTGATGATCTTAAAAAGTTGGAATCTTTTAGTGAATATTTAAGAGAAAATAGAAATATTTTTGTTTATGCTAAATTATCTTTAATTGATATTTCAGTAAAAGAAGAAGTTTTTGATAAACTTTTATCTTCGTTTAATCTTGGGGATTTTTTTTCAGATCTTGTCAATCTTTTAATAAAACATAATCGTATTAGTTTGTTACCAGAAGTTTTAGATAATATTATCAAAATTTATAAAAATGATAATAATATAATGGAATTTAATGTTATTAGTTCTGATAAACTTACTGAAAATAGATTAAACTTAATTAAAACATTTTTAAGCAATAAAACCCAAAAATATATAATTATTAAAGAAAAAATAGATCCTAATTTAATTGCAGGATTAAAAATTTATAGTGATGATTTTGAATGGCAAAATTCAATACGTCATCAACTGAATTTACTTGAAAGATCTTAA
- the atpA gene encoding F0F1 ATP synthase subunit alpha, with the protein MEIKTSDLVSLFEKALSKVSEEDLQEIGFVVQVGDTFCKIHGLKNAVYGELIDFEGGNQGIVMDLGRDYVSVFLIKVQTPVVELEVAKRTGGAFKAPVGINLLGRVINAIGQPIDNLGTLDYQELRPIEVPIEGIIERTPINESLETGILVVDALIPIGKGQRELIIGNRTTGKTAIALDTIIHQKGKNVYCIYVSIGQRQANLARIVRLLEENGALEYSIIVSAESGDSALDRYLAPYVGCTIAEFLRDQGQDVLIVYDDLSNHAVAYREMSLLMRRAPGREAYPGDVFYLHSRLLERAGRLARGGSITALPIVQTQSDDLTAYIPTNLISITDGQIFLDTKLFNSGIRPAVNVELSVSRVGGAAQTPAIKKVSRALKLELAQYQDLLGFSQFGTELDVVSQKILARGAVAYELLKQKQYITYSFVDQSIILFLLRYNFLDNLPSNEINSFAIQFASYVKSVYQDLYNQILTTKEITDQDISKLSEIAKEFTILFKGS; encoded by the coding sequence ATGGAAATAAAAACTTCGGATTTAGTATCTCTGTTTGAGAAAGCTCTATCAAAGGTTTCTGAAGAAGATCTTCAAGAAATTGGTTTTGTAGTTCAAGTTGGAGATACTTTTTGTAAAATACATGGACTGAAAAATGCTGTTTACGGAGAGTTGATAGACTTTGAGGGCGGCAATCAAGGTATAGTAATGGATTTAGGGCGAGATTATGTCTCGGTTTTTTTAATAAAAGTTCAAACGCCTGTTGTAGAGCTTGAAGTTGCAAAACGTACCGGAGGAGCTTTTAAAGCTCCCGTTGGAATCAATTTATTAGGAAGAGTGATAAATGCAATTGGACAACCGATTGATAATTTAGGAACACTTGATTATCAAGAATTAAGACCAATAGAAGTTCCTATTGAAGGTATAATTGAAAGAACACCCATTAATGAATCTTTAGAGACTGGCATCTTAGTAGTTGATGCTTTAATACCTATAGGAAAAGGTCAAAGAGAGCTTATTATCGGAAATAGAACTACTGGTAAAACTGCTATTGCTTTAGATACTATTATTCATCAGAAAGGCAAAAATGTTTATTGTATTTATGTCTCTATTGGACAAAGACAAGCAAATTTGGCCCGTATCGTTAGATTGCTTGAAGAAAACGGTGCTCTTGAATACTCTATAATAGTAAGTGCCGAATCAGGAGATTCAGCTCTTGATAGATATTTAGCGCCATATGTAGGTTGTACTATTGCTGAATTTTTACGAGATCAAGGTCAAGATGTGCTAATTGTTTATGATGATTTAAGTAATCATGCAGTTGCTTATCGAGAAATGTCATTATTAATGAGACGTGCTCCTGGACGAGAAGCTTATCCTGGAGATGTATTTTATTTACATTCAAGATTACTTGAGCGTGCAGGGAGATTAGCGCGTGGAGGGTCTATTACAGCTTTACCTATAGTTCAGACCCAAAGTGATGATCTTACTGCTTATATCCCAACTAATTTAATATCTATTACTGATGGACAGATATTCTTAGATACTAAGCTGTTTAATTCGGGCATTAGACCAGCTGTTAACGTTGAATTGTCGGTCTCGCGAGTTGGTGGTGCTGCTCAAACTCCAGCAATTAAGAAAGTTTCTCGTGCATTAAAATTGGAACTAGCACAGTATCAAGATTTATTAGGATTTTCGCAATTTGGAACCGAGCTTGATGTTGTTTCTCAAAAGATATTAGCTCGTGGAGCAGTTGCTTATGAACTTTTAAAGCAGAAACAATATATAACTTATTCTTTTGTTGATCAATCTATAATTTTATTCTTGTTAAGATATAATTTTCTTGATAATTTACCATCAAATGAAATAAATAGTTTTGCTATCCAATTTGCTTCTTATGTTAAATCTGTTTATCAGGATCTTTATAATCAGATATTAACAACTAAAGAGATAACAGACCAAGATATTAGCAAGTTAAGTGAAATAGCAAAAGAATTTACTATTTTGTTTAAAGGTTCTTAA
- a CDS encoding FKBP-type peptidyl-prolyl cis-trans isomerase — protein sequence MGCWNTKSNEKSNKIENKKSTNMERQKTSTGLEYEIITPGNGESPNKGQKVTVNYTGWLDNNGQLGTKFDSSVDRNQPFTFIIGVGQVIKGWDEGVMSMKVGEKRRLFIPADLGYGAYGAGRVIPPNAKLIFDVELLKIS from the coding sequence ATGGGATGCTGGAATACAAAAAGCAACGAAAAGTCTAACAAAATAGAAAATAAAAAGAGTACAAATATGGAACGTCAAAAAACATCAACAGGTTTAGAATACGAAATTATTACACCAGGAAATGGTGAATCTCCTAACAAAGGACAAAAAGTTACTGTTAACTATACTGGTTGGCTAGATAATAATGGTCAATTAGGTACTAAATTTGATAGTAGTGTTGATCGTAATCAGCCTTTTACTTTCATAATAGGTGTAGGGCAAGTAATTAAAGGTTGGGACGAAGGTGTTATGTCTATGAAAGTAGGAGAAAAACGTCGTCTATTTATTCCAGCAGATTTAGGCTATGGAGCATATGGTGCTGGTAGAGTTATCCCACCAAATGCCAAACTTATCTTTGATGTTGAACTATTAAAGATTTCTTAA
- a CDS encoding MepB family protein: MNKNLKNIYYDLFFVCTLYERNGLACKNIVHNEESKEYSASKFTINDFWIEFRTAKITPKKVGQFVTFWKRIGDSTILPYDISDKFDFFIVSVRKGNYLGQFIFPKNILYQEGFLSVKGEGGKRAMRVYPPWDEANSKQAKKTQTWQLKYFVDIFPEANIMKMNSIFS; encoded by the coding sequence ATGAATAAAAATTTAAAAAATATTTATTATGATCTTTTCTTTGTATGTACTTTGTATGAGCGAAATGGATTGGCTTGTAAAAATATCGTTCATAATGAGGAAAGTAAAGAATATTCTGCTTCTAAATTTACAATAAATGATTTCTGGATTGAATTTAGAACTGCAAAAATTACACCAAAAAAGGTTGGACAGTTTGTTACTTTTTGGAAAAGAATTGGAGATAGTACAATTTTGCCATATGATATATCTGACAAATTTGATTTTTTTATAGTAAGTGTACGTAAAGGAAATTATTTAGGACAGTTTATTTTTCCTAAGAATATATTATATCAAGAGGGATTTCTATCAGTTAAAGGTGAAGGCGGTAAACGAGCAATGAGAGTATATCCTCCTTGGGATGAAGCTAATAGCAAACAAGCAAAGAAAACTCAAACTTGGCAGTTGAAATATTTTGTTGACATTTTCCCTGAGGCAAATATTATGAAGATGAATAGTATTTTCAGTTGA